The following proteins come from a genomic window of Limosilactobacillus reuteri:
- a CDS encoding HAMP domain-containing histidine kinase encodes MKQKDERRFVSLKIKWAAGTALGSLIIFCIVVMALFSSFTQNLFHQERQLLNQGMTNISTQLSTVNRPLTKKNVSHLIDPDRNRSNIISGEEYKRPVIKELSDGHLVINIYNPDGKNILSTGRYIKKPQFTTNRNIHIAAGPDHDVLVGQMPIYGQNNRQLIGYLQVENNLDAYMQSYHQLVLVCVLALCLVVIASGLLGYSLSLFLLRPLDGIHDTVKEISADPTKDVRVPTTNRNDELAELITMFNEMLDRMQRYIDQQSQFVSDVSHELRTPVAIIQGHLEMLQRWGKDDPKVLDDSIKATLIETRRMKNLVQEMLDLSRAEQVEINFRNQHTVVNDVVHQVYNNFKMLYPDFTFRLDDDLKEPIMVDIYRDHLEQVLVILCDNAVKYSTDDHKEIHIILSRGINTVEIGIQDFGEGISLENVKRVFDRFYRVDKARSRKKGGNGLGLSIAKRLIEGYHGSITLESSVGAGSLFRIILPIIEDPETKK; translated from the coding sequence ATGAAGCAAAAAGATGAAAGACGGTTTGTTTCACTAAAAATTAAGTGGGCAGCTGGAACAGCATTAGGGTCATTAATCATCTTTTGTATCGTTGTCATGGCATTATTTAGTTCATTTACGCAAAATTTATTTCATCAGGAAAGACAATTATTGAATCAAGGGATGACCAACATTAGTACACAATTAAGTACTGTTAATAGGCCCTTAACAAAAAAGAATGTTAGTCACCTTATTGATCCAGACAGAAACCGGTCAAACATTATTTCGGGAGAGGAATATAAACGACCGGTCATCAAGGAATTAAGTGATGGGCACTTAGTTATTAACATTTACAATCCTGATGGGAAAAATATTTTGAGTACTGGTCGCTATATAAAAAAACCACAGTTTACGACTAATCGCAATATCCATATTGCTGCTGGGCCCGATCATGATGTGCTGGTCGGTCAGATGCCAATCTATGGACAGAATAATCGGCAGTTGATTGGGTACTTACAAGTTGAAAATAACCTCGATGCTTATATGCAAAGCTATCATCAGTTGGTATTAGTATGTGTATTAGCCCTTTGCTTGGTTGTGATTGCGAGTGGTCTATTGGGATACTCTCTTTCACTCTTTCTTCTTCGACCATTGGATGGAATTCACGATACGGTTAAGGAGATTAGTGCTGATCCTACTAAAGATGTTCGGGTACCAACCACCAATCGTAATGATGAACTAGCAGAACTGATAACGATGTTTAATGAGATGCTTGATCGGATGCAGCGGTATATCGACCAGCAGTCACAATTTGTCAGTGATGTTAGTCATGAATTACGGACGCCTGTTGCGATTATTCAAGGGCATTTAGAGATGCTTCAACGATGGGGTAAGGATGATCCAAAAGTGTTGGATGATTCAATTAAAGCAACATTGATTGAAACGCGCCGGATGAAAAACCTGGTTCAGGAAATGCTTGATTTGAGCCGGGCAGAACAAGTTGAGATCAATTTCCGCAACCAGCATACGGTTGTTAATGATGTGGTTCACCAGGTCTACAATAACTTTAAGATGCTATACCCAGACTTTACTTTCCGTTTGGACGACGACCTGAAAGAACCAATCATGGTTGATATTTATCGTGATCATCTTGAACAGGTACTTGTAATTTTATGTGATAATGCCGTCAAATATTCTACGGACGACCATAAAGAGATCCATATTATTCTTTCACGGGGAATAAATACTGTTGAAATTGGCATTCAAGATTTTGGTGAAGGGATTTCGCTGGAAAATGTAAAACGGGTCTTTGATCGCTTCTATCGAGTAGATAAGGCGCGTAGTCGTAAGAAAGGCGGTAATGGATTAGGTCTTTCAATTGCCAAACGACTAATTGAAGGTTATCACGGTTCAATTACCCTAGAAAGTTCAGTCGGTGCTGGATCATTGTTTAGAATCATTTTACCGATTATTGAAGATCCAGAGACAAAAAAATAA
- a CDS encoding response regulator transcription factor yields the protein MSRILIIEDEENLANFVELELKHEGYDTDVELDGRAGLEAALNQDFDMILLDLMLPELNGIEVARRVRELKDTPIIIMTARDSVIDRVSGLDHGADDYIVKPFAIEELLARVRALLRRISIEDGNNKEHQTTVNYKDLTIEKENRVVRRGDEVINLTKREYELLLILMENINVVMSRKDLLSKVWGYDSKVETNVVDVYIRYLRNKIDRPGEKSYIQTVRGTGYVIRS from the coding sequence ATGAGTCGAATTTTAATTATTGAGGATGAGGAAAATTTAGCAAACTTTGTAGAACTTGAATTAAAGCATGAAGGCTACGATACAGATGTTGAACTTGATGGTCGTGCCGGATTAGAAGCAGCCTTAAATCAAGATTTTGATATGATTTTGCTAGACTTGATGCTCCCAGAGTTAAATGGGATTGAAGTTGCACGGCGAGTTCGTGAATTAAAAGACACACCAATTATTATCATGACCGCTCGTGATTCTGTTATTGACCGTGTTTCTGGATTAGATCATGGGGCAGATGATTATATTGTTAAGCCGTTTGCTATTGAAGAACTTCTTGCGCGGGTTCGGGCATTATTACGGCGAATCAGTATTGAAGATGGTAATAATAAGGAACACCAAACAACAGTCAACTACAAGGACCTTACCATTGAAAAAGAGAATCGGGTTGTTCGTCGTGGTGATGAGGTAATTAACCTTACAAAGCGGGAATACGAATTACTTTTAATCTTGATGGAAAATATCAATGTGGTTATGTCACGAAAAGATCTTTTGAGTAAGGTATGGGGCTATGACTCCAAAGTTGAGACCAATGTTGTTGATGTTTATATTCGGTACTTACGGAATAAGATCGACCGTCCGGGTGAAAAGAGCTACATCCAAACGGTTCGTGGTACTGGATATGTGATTCGCTCCTAG
- the rpmF gene encoding 50S ribosomal protein L32, with protein sequence MAVPARKTSKTKKRMRRGHIKLNVPGLTPCPNCGELRKSHMVCPSCGYYDGKQVVNTNN encoded by the coding sequence ATGGCTGTTCCAGCACGGAAGACTTCAAAGACTAAGAAGCGTATGCGTCGGGGTCACATCAAGTTAAATGTACCTGGCCTTACTCCTTGCCCAAACTGTGGTGAACTTCGTAAGTCACACATGGTATGCCCAAGTTGTGGTTACTACGACGGCAAGCAAGTTGTTAACACTAACAACTAA
- a CDS encoding YceD family protein — protein MKWSLAELHRYQDEPLHIQSTFDLNASLTKLFPDIILAVQPVKVDGYVTYDDGDATISAHVTTTLTVPSSRSLTPVQLPLDFTFSETYIDDRSHFARYEDEDEVVFLIKKGDSIDFDTALVENIVERVPLRVLSAEEKSGKPMPNGKGWSVISEDDYKAQQQKDDKVDPRLAKLQNLFPDQDNKK, from the coding sequence TTGAAATGGTCGTTAGCTGAATTACATCGTTACCAAGATGAACCACTTCATATTCAAAGTACTTTTGATCTGAACGCATCATTAACGAAGCTGTTTCCAGATATTATTTTAGCTGTTCAACCAGTTAAAGTTGATGGTTACGTTACTTATGACGATGGTGATGCAACGATTAGCGCTCATGTTACGACGACGTTAACCGTTCCATCTAGTCGCTCGTTAACACCCGTTCAATTACCACTCGATTTTACGTTCTCAGAGACGTATATCGATGATCGTTCACACTTTGCCCGCTATGAGGATGAAGATGAGGTTGTTTTCCTGATTAAAAAGGGTGATTCAATTGATTTTGATACTGCATTAGTGGAAAATATCGTTGAACGGGTACCACTACGGGTCCTTTCTGCCGAAGAAAAATCTGGCAAACCAATGCCAAATGGAAAAGGTTGGAGTGTTATCTCTGAAGATGACTATAAGGCCCAGCAGCAGAAAGATGACAAAGTTGATCCACGTCTCGCTAAGTTGCAAAACCTTTTTCCTGATCAGGATAACAAAAAATAG
- a CDS encoding nucleotidyltransferase: MKAVGMVVEYNPFHNGHRYHLQQAKKISGADVTVAVMSGNFTQRGEPTIVDKWSRARVAVMNGIDLVIELPLFYAVQPAHRFAGGALNLLNALGVDSIVFGSEHPEWDFARLVKAEEAFNQESFNKYNATYATQFNQQLKEQTGITLIDPNDILAFAYTKAKINQDYHFELLPIKRQGSNYHDQQIKGKIASASAIRQAISEKGDYWQAVPQVMGDALATIKSIPSWTELYPLLRNQLIQAPISTLQSTYLMAEGLEYRMKEAAQRSLDFNSFMKLTKTKRYTYAHLLRVYLYTILQITQEEVAEHSKHPYLHVLAFNKQGREYLHEVKKQLDLPLITKVDQEMRDQLLNLDYRAGKLYQLFTPVEQDLKHPPIIIN; encoded by the coding sequence ATGAAAGCAGTAGGGATGGTTGTTGAATATAATCCATTTCACAATGGGCATCGCTACCACCTTCAGCAGGCGAAAAAAATTTCCGGGGCAGATGTAACGGTAGCGGTAATGAGTGGTAATTTTACCCAGCGTGGTGAACCGACAATTGTTGATAAATGGTCACGGGCAAGGGTAGCAGTGATGAATGGGATTGACCTGGTGATTGAATTACCGCTTTTTTACGCTGTCCAACCAGCACACCGGTTTGCAGGAGGTGCGCTGAATCTCTTAAATGCTCTTGGCGTTGATTCAATTGTCTTTGGGAGCGAACATCCAGAATGGGATTTTGCACGCTTAGTAAAGGCTGAAGAAGCTTTTAACCAGGAAAGTTTTAATAAGTACAATGCAACTTATGCCACCCAATTTAACCAACAATTAAAAGAACAAACTGGGATTACACTTATTGATCCCAATGATATTTTAGCTTTTGCTTATACCAAAGCTAAAATTAACCAGGACTATCATTTTGAGTTGCTCCCTATCAAGCGACAGGGGAGTAACTATCACGACCAGCAAATTAAAGGCAAAATTGCAAGTGCGAGTGCAATCCGTCAGGCAATCAGTGAAAAGGGCGATTACTGGCAAGCTGTTCCCCAGGTAATGGGCGATGCATTAGCAACAATAAAGAGTATTCCTTCATGGACAGAACTTTATCCCTTATTACGTAATCAACTTATCCAAGCGCCTATTTCGACCCTTCAGTCAACTTACTTAATGGCAGAAGGACTCGAATATCGGATGAAGGAGGCGGCCCAGCGAAGCCTTGATTTTAATTCATTTATGAAGCTCACCAAGACTAAGCGATATACTTATGCCCACTTATTGCGGGTTTATTTATACACAATCTTGCAGATTACCCAAGAAGAAGTAGCTGAACATAGTAAACATCCTTATCTCCATGTCTTGGCCTTTAATAAACAAGGACGTGAATACCTTCATGAGGTAAAAAAGCAGCTTGATCTTCCGTTGATTACAAAGGTAGATCAAGAAATGCGCGATCAATTGCTTAACCTTGATTACCGAGCAGGGAAACTGTATCAGTTATTTACACCAGTTGAACAAGATTTGAAGCACCCGCCGATAATTATTAATTAA
- a CDS encoding class I SAM-dependent methyltransferase: MIYQSFAQLYDQLFDPKMYQKWEEFTIKNLPADTKSILDLAGGSGRLGVMLAARGFDITVADFSAEMLSIADQHATEAGVNMHLLQADMRDLSALPQYDAITCYADSFCYLDDATAVQKTFNEIADHLKDNGVFLFDVISPYQTDVIYPGYMFNYEDHQRAFIWQSFKDDDVDHGVIHELAFFTRDNDGRYDRVGETHYERAYELPLLKQILSQAGFNSVEVGSNFSTSIKEENPTRWFFKCHK, translated from the coding sequence ATGATTTATCAAAGTTTTGCCCAGTTATATGACCAGCTTTTTGATCCTAAGATGTACCAGAAGTGGGAAGAATTCACAATTAAGAACCTTCCTGCTGATACTAAGAGCATTTTAGATTTAGCTGGGGGTAGTGGACGGTTGGGCGTAATGCTCGCTGCTCGTGGATTTGACATAACGGTTGCTGACTTTTCTGCTGAGATGCTCAGTATTGCCGATCAACATGCCACGGAAGCTGGGGTTAATATGCATCTCTTGCAAGCTGATATGCGGGACCTCAGTGCTTTGCCGCAGTATGATGCGATCACGTGTTATGCAGACTCTTTTTGTTATTTAGACGATGCAACGGCCGTGCAGAAGACCTTCAATGAGATTGCTGATCACTTGAAAGATAATGGTGTCTTTTTATTTGATGTCATTTCCCCTTATCAAACTGATGTCATTTATCCGGGATATATGTTCAACTATGAAGATCATCAACGGGCATTCATCTGGCAGTCTTTTAAAGATGATGATGTTGATCATGGTGTAATTCATGAATTAGCTTTTTTCACTCGAGATAATGATGGACGTTATGATCGTGTTGGAGAAACCCATTATGAACGCGCTTATGAATTGCCCTTGTTAAAGCAGATATTATCTCAAGCTGGCTTTAATTCTGTTGAGGTGGGATCAAATTTTTCGACCTCTATTAAAGAAGAAAACCCAACACGATGGTTCTTTAAGTGTCATAAATAA
- the rsfS gene encoding ribosome silencing factor, whose amino-acid sequence MDSKQLLEMVVKAADGRRAEDIVALKVDEISPMADYFVIMTGGSDRQVQAIANAIVEKAHEENVKIGSVEGKNRAQWVLVDLGDVVVHIFREETRQFYNLEKLWADAPLVNINDWIND is encoded by the coding sequence ATGGATAGTAAACAATTATTAGAAATGGTTGTCAAGGCTGCCGATGGTCGGCGCGCAGAAGATATCGTTGCCCTTAAAGTTGATGAGATTAGTCCAATGGCTGATTATTTCGTTATTATGACTGGGGGTTCAGACCGGCAGGTACAAGCGATCGCCAATGCCATTGTTGAAAAAGCGCATGAAGAAAATGTCAAGATTGGTAGCGTTGAAGGTAAAAATCGTGCTCAATGGGTATTGGTTGACCTTGGTGACGTGGTTGTCCACATTTTCCGTGAAGAAACTCGTCAATTCTATAACCTTGAAAAATTATGGGCCGACGCACCCCTTGTCAATATTAACGACTGGATTAATGATTAA
- the yqeK gene encoding bis(5'-nucleosyl)-tetraphosphatase (symmetrical) YqeK yields MNEELVYNKSYIPMTRSELIDRLKKALKDKRFQHVLRVEETAVKLAEQYGVDVEKASIAGLCHDYAKQRLDEDFIAEIKKKGLNPLLLDYGNAIWHGVVGAELIKDELGIWDEDILNAVRHHTTGAPVMTKLEQVIYMADYIEPGRDFAGVKKARVITAANLQAGVAYQTKHTLAYLIENGKPVYPKTIDTYNAWVPQYEGEID; encoded by the coding sequence GTGAATGAAGAATTAGTTTATAATAAAAGTTATATCCCGATGACACGGTCTGAACTTATCGATCGTCTAAAAAAGGCGTTAAAGGATAAACGATTTCAGCATGTGTTACGTGTGGAAGAGACAGCGGTTAAGTTAGCTGAGCAATACGGGGTTGATGTTGAAAAAGCTAGTATTGCAGGCCTGTGTCATGATTATGCCAAACAGCGTCTTGACGAAGATTTTATTGCTGAGATTAAGAAAAAAGGGCTTAATCCGCTGCTCTTAGATTATGGTAATGCAATTTGGCATGGAGTAGTTGGTGCAGAGCTAATCAAGGATGAATTAGGGATTTGGGATGAAGATATCCTAAATGCGGTTCGTCACCATACTACTGGAGCGCCAGTAATGACAAAGCTCGAACAAGTTATCTACATGGCTGATTATATTGAACCGGGTCGAGACTTTGCCGGCGTAAAAAAGGCACGAGTAATTACAGCAGCAAACCTTCAAGCAGGGGTTGCTTATCAAACAAAACATACGCTGGCTTATTTGATTGAAAATGGAAAGCCGGTATATCCAAAGACAATAGATACCTATAATGCATGGGTCCCGCAATATGAAGGAGAAATAGATTGA
- a CDS encoding nicotinate-nucleotide adenylyltransferase, translated as MQSCSVVDKVQPRAQPQTKVSGHRKRIGLYGGTFNPVHNAHLFMADQVGHSLCLDRVDFLPDAKPPHVDHKDSLDPQLRLQMLELAVADNPFLGIEHAELERGGVSYTYDTIKYLLDKHPDVDYYFIIGGDMVDYLDKWYRINDLIRLPHFHFVGVHRQRAKNETRCPVIWVDVPTVDFSSTDIRQRVQHGQSIKYMVPDAVRKFIEEHQLYRE; from the coding sequence TTGCAAAGCTGTAGTGTAGTAGACAAGGTGCAACCCCGGGCACAACCGCAGACTAAGGTTAGTGGACATCGTAAGCGAATCGGCCTCTATGGGGGAACATTTAATCCTGTTCACAATGCGCACTTATTTATGGCTGATCAAGTTGGTCACTCTCTTTGTCTTGATCGGGTTGATTTTTTACCAGATGCTAAACCTCCCCATGTAGATCATAAAGATTCGCTTGATCCTCAATTGCGGTTGCAGATGCTTGAATTAGCAGTTGCTGATAACCCCTTTTTAGGGATTGAGCATGCCGAATTAGAGCGAGGCGGAGTTAGCTATACTTACGATACTATTAAGTATTTGTTAGATAAGCACCCTGATGTGGATTATTACTTTATTATTGGTGGGGATATGGTCGATTACCTTGACAAGTGGTACCGGATCAATGATTTAATTCGCTTGCCTCATTTCCATTTTGTCGGCGTTCACCGTCAAAGAGCGAAGAATGAGACGCGATGTCCAGTAATTTGGGTAGATGTCCCAACAGTTGATTTTAGTTCAACTGATATTCGACAACGGGTGCAACATGGCCAATCGATTAAGTATATGGTACCGGATGCTGTAAGAAAATTTATTGAGGAGCATCAATTATATCGTGAATGA
- the yhbY gene encoding ribosome assembly RNA-binding protein YhbY, translating to MQLRGKQKRFLRAQANHLQPLFSVGKDGLTDNWLAQLDGALDRRELIKVSILQNSDVTTDEVRELIEEKTSIQVVQVIGRVLVLFKVSANKDARELSSRVAEI from the coding sequence ATGCAATTAAGAGGAAAACAAAAACGATTTTTACGAGCACAAGCAAACCACCTTCAACCACTATTTTCTGTGGGTAAAGATGGTCTGACTGACAACTGGCTTGCTCAATTAGACGGCGCACTTGACCGTCGCGAATTAATTAAGGTTAGCATTTTACAAAACTCAGATGTTACAACTGATGAAGTGCGCGAATTAATTGAAGAAAAAACTTCTATTCAAGTAGTTCAAGTTATTGGTCGGGTGTTAGTTTTATTTAAGGTCTCAGCAAATAAGGATGCCCGTGAATTGTCATCACGGGTAGCTGAAATCTAA